Proteins encoded by one window of Cannabis sativa cultivar Pink pepper isolate KNU-18-1 chromosome 4, ASM2916894v1, whole genome shotgun sequence:
- the LOC115715333 gene encoding calcium-binding protein CML24, which translates to MSHLSFTNYDNQGRRRSSKSVSPRKNKTTSSHSHHYNHNQVPNMDELRWAFEKFDTNRDGKISREEYKSALTLLDRQMTDSEIANSFRALDSDGDGSVSFEEFVELFNLGSGGGGSSNKAKAKAKAEDIENAFRVFDIDGDGRISAEEVCYVLKKLGEGCSMRACRNMVKGVDIDGDGFINMDEFVTMMSKVNNNKQPN; encoded by the coding sequence atgtcaCATTTGAGCTTTACAAACTATGATAACCAGGGACGACGTCGTTCTTCCAAGTCAGTATCCCCAAGGAAGAACAAAACGACGTCGTCTCACTCTCATCACTATAATCATAATCAGGTGCCGAACATGGATGAATTGAGATGGGCTTTCGAGAAATTCGACACAAACAGAGACGGAAAGATCAGCAGAGAAGAGTACAAGTCAGCACTCACTCTTCTCGACCGTCAAATGACAGATTCCGAGATAGCCAACTCTTTTCGGGCACTCGATTCGGACGGAGATGGCTCCGTTAGTTTCGAGGAGTTTGTGGAGTTATTCAACCTGGGATCTGGTGGTGGTGGCAGCAGCAATAAGGCTAAGGCTAAGGCTAAGGCTGAGGATATCGAAAATGCTTTTCGGGTTTTCGATATTGATGGCGACGGCCGAATAAGCGCCGAGGAAGTTTGTTATGTTTTGAAGAAGCTTGGAGAAGGTTGTAGCATGAGGGCTTGCCGGAATATGGTTAAGGGAGTTGATATTGATGGAGATGGTTTTATTAATATGGATGAGTTTGTTACAATGATGTCtaaagttaataataataaacaaccAAATTAA